The following proteins are encoded in a genomic region of Roseofilum reptotaenium CS-1145:
- a CDS encoding segregation/condensation protein A, producing the protein MNSASLPPLESDRPEELRSWESSPFPQDMGISLLIEMAQRGEIDPWDVQVIDVIDRVLEQLNARAAMTPEDQSVNRADLSESGQVFLYASMLVLLKAESLEEDSNDLSPEDLAAEMEDYDDQPDGSRPRIPFRLENQLRRRAIARPVKQRRVTLQELIDQLQTMSQTLADRSGKSPRRRALSRAQTAKAIRQLAHEENLSEVAEKLEKFLSQYGLAEEEQPEWLELEQLLVSHPQCDRVGTFWGLLLLSAQSKVELKQEEFYQDLKIRVLGELSPA; encoded by the coding sequence ATGAATTCTGCTTCCTTACCTCCCTTGGAGTCGGATCGACCAGAGGAATTGCGATCGTGGGAATCCTCCCCTTTTCCCCAAGATATGGGGATTTCCTTACTGATCGAAATGGCTCAACGGGGGGAAATCGATCCTTGGGATGTGCAAGTCATTGATGTGATCGATCGCGTCTTAGAGCAGCTTAACGCCCGTGCTGCCATGACTCCCGAAGACCAGAGTGTGAATCGGGCGGACTTATCGGAATCAGGTCAGGTGTTTCTCTACGCCTCTATGTTAGTCCTCTTAAAAGCTGAAAGCTTAGAAGAAGATAGCAATGACCTCTCTCCAGAAGACTTAGCAGCCGAAATGGAGGACTATGACGATCAGCCGGATGGCAGTCGTCCTCGAATTCCTTTCCGCTTAGAAAACCAATTGCGTCGCCGAGCCATTGCACGACCGGTGAAACAACGGCGAGTAACTCTGCAAGAGCTGATCGATCAACTGCAAACCATGAGCCAAACGCTCGCAGATCGCTCGGGGAAGTCACCACGTCGTCGTGCCCTTTCTCGCGCTCAAACAGCCAAAGCTATCCGTCAGTTGGCTCATGAGGAAAACTTATCAGAAGTGGCGGAAAAATTAGAGAAGTTTCTCAGTCAATATGGGTTGGCTGAGGAAGAGCAACCGGAATGGCTGGAACTCGAGCAACTGCTCGTCTCCCATCCCCAATGCGATCGCGTGGGTACCTTTTGGGGTTTACTTTTGCTCTCCGCCCAATCCAAAGTCGAATTAAAGCAAGAAGAATTCTATCAAGACCTAAAAATCCGCGTCCTAGGCGAACTGAGTCCGGCTTAA
- a CDS encoding NDP-sugar synthase encodes MKAMILAAGKGTRVRPITYTIPKPMIPILQKPVMEFLLELLRQHGFDQVMVNVSHLANEIESYFRDGQRFGVQIAYSFEGRIESDGTLVGDALGSAGGMRRIQDYNPFFDDTFVVLCGDALIDLDLTKAVKWHKEKGAIATVIMKSVPKEEVSSYGVIVTDEDGRVKAFQEKPSVEEAISTDINTGIYIFEPEVLNYVPSGQEYDIGGELFPKLVEMGAPFYGISMDFQWVDIGKVPDYWRAVRGVLLGEIKNVSIPGHEVSPGIYTGLNVAINWDKVDITGPVYIGGMTKIEDGAKIVGPAMIGPNCHICSGATVENSVIFEYSRLGADVRLIDKLVFGRYCVDKTGASIDVRSAALDWLITDTRAVPPPVPPKEQQAIAELLESDS; translated from the coding sequence ATGAAAGCCATGATTCTGGCGGCTGGTAAGGGAACTCGTGTCCGCCCCATCACCTACACCATTCCCAAACCGATGATTCCCATCCTACAAAAACCGGTAATGGAGTTTCTCCTGGAACTATTGCGCCAGCATGGTTTTGACCAGGTGATGGTCAATGTGAGCCACTTGGCCAATGAAATCGAAAGTTATTTTAGGGACGGACAACGGTTTGGGGTTCAAATTGCTTATTCTTTTGAAGGAAGAATTGAATCTGATGGAACTCTGGTCGGGGACGCATTAGGCTCGGCAGGCGGAATGCGCCGAATTCAAGATTATAATCCGTTTTTTGATGATACCTTTGTGGTTCTGTGTGGCGATGCCCTGATTGATTTGGATTTGACGAAGGCGGTTAAGTGGCATAAGGAAAAAGGGGCGATCGCCACGGTGATTATGAAATCTGTTCCCAAAGAGGAAGTTTCTAGCTATGGGGTAATCGTCACCGATGAGGATGGACGGGTGAAGGCCTTCCAAGAAAAACCCTCCGTTGAAGAAGCCATTAGTACAGATATTAATACCGGTATTTATATTTTTGAGCCAGAAGTGCTCAATTATGTTCCCTCTGGCCAGGAATATGATATTGGAGGCGAATTATTTCCCAAGTTAGTGGAAATGGGAGCGCCATTTTATGGTATTTCCATGGATTTCCAATGGGTTGATATTGGCAAAGTGCCGGACTATTGGCGAGCAGTGCGTGGGGTGCTGCTCGGAGAAATCAAGAATGTATCGATTCCTGGACACGAGGTTTCTCCTGGTATTTATACCGGTCTCAATGTGGCGATTAATTGGGATAAGGTGGATATTACTGGGCCTGTTTATATTGGCGGCATGACCAAAATTGAAGATGGTGCAAAAATTGTCGGCCCAGCTATGATTGGCCCCAATTGTCATATTTGTAGCGGGGCGACGGTGGAAAATAGTGTAATTTTTGAGTATTCTCGCCTGGGTGCAGATGTACGATTGATCGATAAACTGGTCTTTGGACGGTATTGTGTGGATAAAACCGGGGCATCGATTGATGTGCGATCGGCTGCTTTAGATTGGTTGATTACGGATACCCGTGCCGTGCCACCGCCTGTGCCTCCAAAAGAGCAACAGGCGATCGCCGAATTGTTAGAATCCGATTCTTAA
- a CDS encoding transposase, whose amino-acid sequence MQELIRDHFQRHPHLGKQQELLTSIPGIGELTASVLLAEIGQIENYHSPRQLAAHAGLTPSQCTSGTSVQRKPRISHTGNRRLRKALYMPAVVAMNHNPLLKAFSQRLLNRGKVKMQVIGAVMRKLLHLAFALLKSQKPFDPNYTIAAPISTP is encoded by the coding sequence GTGCAAGAGCTGATTCGAGACCATTTTCAGCGCCATCCCCACCTGGGAAAACAACAAGAACTATTAACCTCTATTCCAGGTATTGGTGAACTGACTGCTTCTGTTCTATTAGCTGAAATTGGTCAGATTGAAAATTATCACAGCCCTCGTCAGTTAGCTGCCCATGCGGGTTTAACTCCCAGCCAATGCACTTCTGGTACTTCGGTTCAACGTAAACCCCGCATTTCTCATACCGGTAATCGGCGTTTACGAAAAGCCTTGTATATGCCAGCGGTAGTGGCGATGAACCATAATCCTCTACTCAAGGCTTTCAGCCAGAGGCTATTGAATCGAGGTAAGGTGAAAATGCAGGTGATTGGGGCCGTTATGCGTAAACTTCTTCATTTGGCGTTTGCCTTGTTGAAGTCCCAAAAGCCTTTTGACCCCAATTACACGATCGCCGCCCCGATCTCCACCCCTTGA
- a CDS encoding IS110 family transposase has translation MEKTVLGIDISKKDFHVVCLKGGQSSKPRKFNNDSEGFEKLLAWLQGKEVSKLHACMEATSTYGEALAEFLVGQHFTVSIVNPARIKGFAKSELLRTKTDCVDAGLIARFCQAINPSPWTPLPVEIKELQALMRRLDSLEQMAQQERNRLETSTGVIAELI, from the coding sequence ATGGAAAAAACCGTTTTAGGGATCGATATCTCCAAAAAAGACTTTCATGTGGTTTGCCTCAAAGGAGGACAAAGCAGTAAACCAAGAAAGTTCAACAATGATAGTGAAGGCTTCGAGAAGTTACTCGCTTGGCTTCAAGGCAAAGAAGTATCTAAGCTCCATGCTTGCATGGAAGCCACCAGTACCTATGGAGAAGCACTGGCCGAATTCTTGGTGGGCCAACACTTCACCGTCAGTATCGTCAATCCAGCCCGGATTAAAGGATTTGCCAAAAGCGAACTGTTACGAACGAAAACTGACTGTGTGGATGCTGGGTTAATTGCTCGCTTTTGCCAAGCCATTAACCCCTCCCCTTGGACTCCCTTGCCAGTAGAGATCAAGGAACTTCAAGCCTTGATGCGACGCTTAGACTCTCTGGAACAGATGGCACAACAAGAGCGCAACCGTCTGGAAACCTCTACAGGTGTGATCGCTGAGTTAATCTGA
- a CDS encoding Uma2 family endonuclease produces the protein MVVQAPPQKSLWLQLPQELTLHVTPEQFTMLAAANRELRLERTATGELIVNPPTGGNTGHRNLSITGQLSVWYEANDTLGRAFDSSTGFQLPNGANRSPDAAWVRQDRWDALTPEQQDAFIPLCPDFVVELRSKTDSLKELQAKMQEYSENGAQLGWLIDPKNKQVEICRPGQAVEVLENPMILSGEEVLPGFTLTLKRVWA, from the coding sequence ATGGTCGTCCAGGCTCCCCCTCAAAAATCCCTATGGCTCCAGCTTCCCCAAGAATTGACGCTGCATGTGACACCAGAGCAGTTTACAATGCTGGCTGCGGCGAATCGTGAACTTAGATTGGAGAGAACTGCAACAGGAGAATTAATTGTGAATCCTCCCACAGGTGGCAATACGGGTCATCGTAACCTCAGCATCACTGGTCAACTCAGTGTTTGGTATGAAGCCAACGATACCCTAGGTCGAGCTTTTGACTCTTCCACAGGATTTCAACTCCCCAATGGTGCAAACCGCTCTCCAGATGCGGCTTGGGTTCGTCAAGATCGCTGGGATGCCCTTACCCCCGAACAGCAGGACGCTTTTATTCCATTGTGCCCAGATTTTGTAGTTGAGTTGCGCTCTAAAACCGACAGCCTCAAGGAACTACAGGCAAAGATGCAGGAATATTCAGAGAATGGGGCGCAGTTGGGCTGGTTGATTGACCCAAAAAATAAACAGGTGGAAATTTGCCGTCCAGGTCAAGCCGTTGAGGTGTTAGAGAATCCGATGATATTGTCTGGGGAGGAGGTTTTACCCGGGTTTACGCTGACGCTGAAACGGGTTTGGGCGTAA
- the rseP gene encoding RIP metalloprotease RseP, with protein sequence MGYLAAIAVLVVLIIVHELGHFLAARLQGIHANRFSLGFGPILWKYQGPETEYAIRAIPLGGFVGFPDEDPDSTIPPDDPDLLNNRPLLDRAIVISAGVIANLIFAYLVLVLQFGFQGVPDGINYQPGVLVPQVLSSDTPAAQAGIRVGDIIVSIDGQPLEASERAIGVVQETIQLAPNQPLNLTVERENKIIPLRVTPQPGPDGKGRIGVQLFPNGTPTYRSPQSLFEVLGLAAEQFEDIVVRTVQGFGQLITNFSSMAGQVGGPVRIVEEGAKLARSDSGSLLFFAAIISVNLAILNILPLPALDGGQLAFLLVEGLRGKPLPTKVQENVMQTGIMLLLGLGIFLIIRDTTQLEFIQQLLE encoded by the coding sequence ATGGGTTATTTGGCAGCGATCGCAGTTCTTGTAGTTTTGATTATTGTGCATGAATTGGGCCATTTTTTGGCCGCCCGTCTACAGGGGATTCATGCCAACCGGTTTTCTTTAGGCTTTGGCCCCATCTTATGGAAATATCAGGGGCCAGAAACAGAATATGCGATTCGAGCCATCCCCCTAGGGGGGTTTGTCGGATTTCCAGATGAAGACCCCGATAGTACCATTCCCCCAGATGACCCCGATTTACTCAATAATCGTCCCTTATTAGACCGGGCGATCGTCATTAGTGCCGGGGTAATTGCCAATTTGATTTTTGCCTATCTGGTTTTGGTACTTCAGTTTGGGTTTCAAGGGGTTCCTGATGGCATTAATTATCAACCCGGAGTCTTAGTCCCTCAAGTCCTCTCCAGTGATACTCCTGCCGCCCAAGCTGGTATTCGTGTCGGAGATATTATTGTGAGTATCGATGGACAACCATTAGAGGCTTCAGAACGTGCGATTGGTGTAGTGCAAGAAACCATTCAATTGGCTCCCAACCAACCGTTAAACTTGACCGTTGAACGGGAGAATAAAATAATTCCGTTGCGAGTCACTCCTCAACCCGGGCCGGATGGAAAAGGACGGATTGGGGTACAGTTATTTCCCAATGGTACGCCCACCTATCGATCGCCTCAAAGCCTGTTTGAAGTTTTGGGTTTAGCCGCAGAGCAGTTTGAAGATATTGTGGTGCGGACGGTTCAAGGCTTCGGTCAACTGATCACCAATTTTAGCTCTATGGCTGGTCAAGTGGGCGGGCCGGTGAGAATTGTGGAGGAAGGGGCTAAGTTAGCGCGATCGGATTCCGGCAGTTTACTCTTTTTTGCTGCCATTATTAGTGTGAATTTGGCCATCTTAAATATCTTGCCCCTACCTGCCCTCGATGGGGGTCAATTGGCGTTTCTCCTAGTTGAAGGCTTGCGCGGTAAACCCCTGCCCACTAAAGTCCAAGAAAATGTCATGCAAACTGGGATTATGTTGTTATTAGGTTTAGGCATTTTCTTGATTATTCGCGATACCACCCAATTGGAGTTTATTCAACAACTTTTAGAGTAA
- the serS gene encoding serine--tRNA ligase, producing MLDIKQIRDNPQQVQAKLNSRGLDYDLQTILNLDRQQRDLETQRSQLQAKSNEIGKQVGQQIKSGTSPQSPEIQALKEEGNQVKAELAQLEPQEKDLKAQVAELLLPLPNLPDDSTPVGKSEEDNVEVRRWGDEYLPQTPNILPHWEIGEQLGILNFERSVRIAQSRFVTLMGAGAALERALISFMLDRHIQAGYTEIMPPFLINSDSLTASGQLPKFAEESFKCEKDDLWLTPTAEVPITSLYRDEILNADELPLYHCAFTPCFRREAGSYGRDTRGLIRLHQFNKVEMFKFVRPETSAEELEALVQQAESVLQALKLPYRAIALCTGDLGFSAVKTYDLEVWLPSSGKYREISSCSNCGDFQARRGNIRFREAKKKGTQYLHTLNGSGLAIGRTMAAILENYQQPNGTVTVPEVLQPYLGREVL from the coding sequence GTGCTGGACATTAAACAAATCCGAGATAATCCACAACAAGTTCAAGCCAAACTGAACAGTCGAGGGCTAGATTATGACCTCCAGACTATTTTAAACCTCGATCGCCAACAACGAGACCTAGAAACGCAACGCAGCCAACTGCAAGCGAAAAGTAACGAGATTGGCAAACAGGTGGGGCAACAGATCAAATCGGGGACTTCACCCCAATCTCCGGAAATTCAGGCGCTGAAGGAGGAAGGAAACCAAGTTAAGGCCGAACTTGCCCAACTTGAACCCCAAGAAAAAGACTTGAAAGCCCAAGTAGCCGAGTTACTCTTGCCCTTACCCAATCTTCCTGATGATTCTACCCCAGTGGGTAAGAGCGAGGAAGACAATGTGGAAGTGCGGCGCTGGGGGGATGAATATTTACCCCAGACTCCGAATATTCTCCCTCACTGGGAAATTGGGGAACAATTGGGCATCTTGAATTTTGAGCGTTCTGTGCGGATTGCCCAAAGTCGCTTTGTGACGTTAATGGGGGCTGGAGCAGCTTTAGAGCGGGCGTTAATTTCGTTTATGCTCGATCGCCATATTCAGGCCGGTTATACAGAAATTATGCCCCCCTTCCTGATTAATAGCGACTCTCTCACCGCTTCTGGGCAATTACCAAAATTCGCCGAAGAGAGCTTTAAGTGTGAAAAAGACGATCTGTGGCTCACTCCCACCGCAGAAGTCCCTATTACTAGCCTCTATCGGGATGAAATCCTTAATGCAGATGAGCTACCCCTCTATCATTGTGCCTTTACCCCCTGTTTCCGTCGGGAAGCGGGAAGCTATGGACGGGATACGCGAGGCTTAATTCGGCTGCACCAGTTTAATAAGGTAGAGATGTTTAAGTTTGTGCGTCCGGAAACCTCAGCCGAGGAGTTAGAAGCCCTGGTACAGCAGGCAGAGTCAGTTCTGCAAGCTTTGAAACTGCCCTATCGGGCGATCGCCTTATGTACCGGAGATTTAGGCTTTTCCGCCGTGAAAACCTATGATTTAGAGGTCTGGTTGCCCTCATCTGGCAAATATCGGGAAATTTCCAGTTGTTCCAACTGTGGTGATTTTCAGGCACGACGCGGTAATATTCGGTTCCGTGAGGCGAAGAAAAAAGGAACCCAATATCTCCATACTTTAAATGGATCGGGGCTGGCGATCGGGCGCACGATGGCGGCTATCTTAGAGAATTATCAACAACCCAACGGTACGGTGACGGTTCCGGAAGTCCTGCAACCCTATTTAGGACGGGAAGTTTTGTAG
- a CDS encoding class I SAM-dependent methyltransferase, with protein MDIENVDFEIELPEVESVRDLTIHEEFFWLIQNGQKRKIRLHNYSEIYKINFLYEYVMNQLDYQSHIVLSSLLVKQFTQAGGKIEDMVVLDMGAGTGLVGQTLANLGVKSIVGIDRIPEAAEAAQRQYPGIYENYYVGEFNLLHQGSRNTFTNRDFNCLMCCSAIAPGHIGEEFSFIFNQITPQGWVAFNVAQYFWEDESEAGFHQQNSWVNHPNIFEIVEIQTYRHRGYMDNRSLDYLAIVGRKLSNF; from the coding sequence ATGGACATTGAGAACGTGGATTTTGAAATAGAATTACCAGAGGTGGAAAGTGTCCGCGACCTAACCATTCATGAAGAGTTTTTCTGGTTAATCCAGAATGGACAAAAGCGAAAAATTCGGCTACACAACTACTCTGAAATCTATAAAATCAACTTTCTCTACGAATATGTGATGAATCAGTTAGACTACCAATCCCATATCGTCCTTAGTTCTTTACTGGTGAAACAATTTACCCAAGCTGGCGGTAAAATTGAAGATATGGTAGTGCTAGATATGGGAGCAGGAACCGGCCTAGTGGGCCAAACTTTAGCGAACTTAGGGGTGAAATCTATTGTAGGAATTGATCGAATTCCCGAAGCGGCAGAAGCAGCTCAACGTCAGTACCCTGGTATTTATGAAAATTACTATGTGGGAGAGTTTAATCTTTTGCATCAAGGGAGTAGGAATACATTTACGAATCGAGACTTCAACTGCTTAATGTGTTGTTCAGCCATTGCCCCAGGTCACATTGGAGAAGAATTCAGTTTCATCTTTAATCAGATTACTCCCCAGGGATGGGTCGCTTTTAATGTCGCTCAGTATTTCTGGGAAGATGAGAGTGAAGCAGGATTTCACCAGCAAAATTCCTGGGTCAACCATCCCAACATCTTTGAGATAGTTGAGATCCAAACCTACCGACATCGAGGGTATATGGATAACCGTTCCTTAGACTACCTAGCCATTGTTGGTCGCAAGCTCTCTAATTTTTGA
- a CDS encoding Crp/Fnr family transcriptional regulator, which produces MLDLNERLAIVRQVPIFQEIENEEILEHLNAALLELWYPAGHLILDEGRKGGLLYILLSGKVEVVKDHAVLAQLGKGDFFGEMSIFNAAPLSASVRAVDECEILLLTQQQLYEAIEVSPGVAVYIIRILCRRVNQMNQALSEFQAQKSNQ; this is translated from the coding sequence ATGCTAGATCTCAATGAACGTTTGGCAATTGTTCGGCAAGTTCCCATTTTCCAGGAAATTGAGAATGAGGAAATTTTGGAACATCTCAATGCTGCTTTACTGGAATTATGGTATCCTGCCGGTCATTTGATTCTTGATGAAGGGCGAAAGGGGGGATTACTGTATATTCTTTTATCGGGGAAAGTTGAAGTTGTTAAGGATCATGCAGTGTTAGCCCAACTGGGTAAGGGCGATTTTTTCGGCGAGATGTCAATTTTCAATGCTGCGCCCCTCTCCGCTTCTGTCCGTGCAGTTGACGAATGTGAGATACTTTTGTTAACTCAGCAGCAATTGTATGAGGCGATCGAAGTTTCGCCAGGGGTAGCCGTTTATATTATCCGCATTTTGTGTAGGCGGGTAAATCAGATGAATCAAGCGTTATCTGAGTTTCAAGCACAGAAATCTAATCAATAA